TGCACCAAGCTCGTCGCCTCACCATGCACCGTCTTCTCATCTTCCCATCGACCGCTAGGGTTTCACGAGAGGGGGAAGAGGCGAGCGGGGTCTGGGAACGGGGAAGAGAACGTATGCCGCAGGAAATAGATGGGGGAGCGTTGCCACGGCGCTGGTAAGGGGGAAGAGAAGGGCCGCGAGGTCTTGATGAAGAGCGAGGTGGCTTGATCAGGCGGCAGTTCTCGCGCGGCCATGGGCTAcagcgaggcggcggcatCTTGGAGGAGGGCCTAGGGCTAAGCGTCGTGAGCGAGGTGGCGAAGGAGAAGGGTCTGAAGGGGATGGAAGTCGTCGGGTCCGACGGAGGAGTTGGGCACAGGTGAGCggagggcggcagcggcgcaaACCCCAGACCGGGTGACGGTGCTTCCGGGGGCTGTGGAGGGGAGCTACGCGTGGCGTGTGGGTTCGGCGCCGGTGAGCGGGGCATGCGGCGGCCGTTGTGGatccggcggaggaggtggatgggatgggaggggagggagagggacgCAGCGGTGCTagaagggaggaggcggagggcaACTTTCGAGCGAGGGGGAAGATCGGGGGTTTTTCTGCCGTacgaggagggaggcggaAAAATTTAAGCGGTGGCATGGGTGGTAATTTTCATAAAGTGACCTGCTaatacgtactccctccgtttcataattcttgtcaaaatattacacgtatctagtcactttttaagaatagaaaCGTACATTTTGGGacatttgagacaagaattatggaactgagggagtactCCATCCGAcctaattttttaaaaataatacaaacTATTaggtgtgcccgcgcgttgttacgggtcaacaaaaacacaaactattttatttatttttctgtgtagccagctcatggcgccgtcgaggtcggcatgcgtGCATGGTGGCATCAGTTGtaagacggaggaggagaaatcgtgaataagacaggaggaaagaaaataacgggAAATGACATATTTGTTATAATTTTAACAAAATTGACCTACGACGCccaaccatcaccaccaactccaatttaatagatggTAATATattatttaatcattttcgacaataatacgcgttttaaagaaaatcaaaaataatacggcctcagCCTGGCCCTGGCCCACTGTGGGCCGCCAAGGCCGAttattgttgtcgaaatatcgTATGCGAATTGAGCCTAACTCAGCTGgtctggttccttgtggtggaaccagcccacccaaGTTTAAGTCCCAGACTTGGCGTAGGTGTCACGCTAAAGGTTCCACCCACTGTCTTGTTAATCTCTGCAACCgtgttttaaattttgattAGCCgaagtgcccgtgcgttgtgTATAACTTTTGACCTATCAGGAtaaatatttgtttcattCTCCAACTTCCCTTCTCTCTGATTGCATTTTTATTGCTAATCACGTTTGCCACATGGTAACTTCCCTTCTCTCTGGCAACCACTATGCATCTCATCTCAGCCAGTTACCTTCCTTGAAGCATACGAAGTAGAAAATACCTAGCCCAAAGTACAAAATAGATCTTCTTAAAGCATACAAAGCTATAACTGACAAACATGATAGGTGTACCTCGGCTTCTAGATAGAAGCACGTTACGATAACTATGATCAGAATCAGGAGTAACAAGCACATACCTTTGATGATTCGGCAGAATGAAATCCATTAGGATTGTTGGGTGTTTTAGCACCGTTTCATGAACCATGATCAGGAATTGTCCAGTTAATACCCAGCAACTGATAAGGCTATGTTGGagcagctagctgctgctgcttgtcttcttcctcgtctgcTCCAGCCTGCAGgttttctgccgcggcaggaatctGCAACcccagttcttcttctctgtcGCTGAAGCTCCCTCTCTCATGATATCTCTTTTCTTGGCAACACCATGAACATAAGGAAGACAGGGTCTGGGCCTCGAGGCTGCCTCTCACAGCCCGAGATTTTCCCCTTTCCTATTCTTCTTTCTGTTTCCAAAAACAAGATTACAAAGCATGCCTTAAATAACAGCCAATCTCAGGTCGTTAGCCCCTAAACTCACGCTATACGTGCAACTAGCCGAGATGTGCCTCTCCTGAAATCACTCCCACAACTCGGCCAACTCCTAACAATCTTTCCATACTATCCTGAAATCTCTCCAAGAGTTGCCTAATGCGTTGGGCCATCTTCTGAACTCAATCGATTGATGCTTGATTGAATATTTGCTTGTGGGCGAATGTTTCCTCGGAAGGGGTGGGGGGACCGggtttttcagaaaaaaaaattcggtGGGGGGTGGGAGGACGTACAGTAACCACGGACGTAACTGTGACTTAAGTAGTAGTAAAGATTCATGATGCGATAACATTTTCGTGATCGATTCAAGATTTTGTTAACTCAAAGTTTTTAGttattttttgtcaaattcATCACACAAGATGAAATGTTTAAAGTTCCTTTGACCACTAGCTAGCTTCGTCTCCTCGTTCCACGCTACTCTCACGTTGtgaattttaaattttgattGTCATGACAACGTGGTTATGAGCCGTGAGCTTGTGACACGTGCTTGTCTCTTTGTGCGCGCCTTTCTCCATCCACTTATCGAGTGCTCTCTTAATCATCTTTTTTTGGCCAGTTCATCGGTTTATGATGATCTCTACACGAAAAAAAGATGCATGACGACTTAATGACGATGTGATTTCATTGCGGTAATCAATTTTGAGTTTTGTTTGCTATAAGGTCTACTATAACTCCTCAATCTCGTGTTTACGTTTGGAGTTTTTACATCGATCTCATCAGTCATCGTACTTGTTCGAGCGTTTCAAAATTCCTTTGAGCGACCACTAGCTTTATCTCGTTGTTCCACACAACTCTCATGTTgtaattttaaaatttcaagGGCTGTACGTACGTAGACGAAGTGGTTACGAGTTATTTACAAGTGCGATGGTGTGGTGTAGATACAAATAGGATGTAAGTTCACCGTGTTTAAGAAGAGGTGAGAGCAAAACCATCAGAATGGACACCCGAACTTAATTTGCATCTGGAGCTCACACATGTACAGGCAACCAAACAACTTAACCTGCACACGTTTCTACTCTCGTGCAATACAGGCAACCAAACGATGTGCTGGTTCAAGCTGTCCTCTCCGACATGCCAATCTACAACATGCTTTAATTTGCCCTTGATCTGCCTTCCTGGGTGAGCAAAGCAACTGACAAATTCCGGCGGGGTTAAGTTTCCTGTGGATGGGTTCTATCGATGCTAAAGGGCGGCTGCTGCCAAGATCGCCGGCGAGTGCCTGGCCGAAGTTCGTGCTGCGTCCACTTCCCGCTCCCTCCTCCACGCCTCTTGCTCTTTCTGGCGGGACAGGTGGCTGGACGGGGAGTGCATTGAGGATCTGCCCCCCTCGTTGTTCTGTCACGTCGATCCTTTCGGCCTTGCTCGGGGCGCGTGAGTATCTCGCTCTGTGGGCTATGTTCCTCGGGTCCATGTCCGCTAGCTTTGACACCGTCTGGCGTTCCTAAGACCCCgctcaaatttcaaatttttgctGGACGGTCTTCAGAGATCGTTGCTGGACCGGTGAGCGCCGGGTGTACCACGGCCTTGCTGAGGATGAGACCTGCCTCCTATCCTATGTGATCAAGAATTCGAGACCATCGACCAGAAAAGTTGTTCCTCTCTTGGCCCACTAGAAATCGCAAATCCTTCGATGGCATTGTCCTCCCTGACCCTGCGCTCGAGAGTGCCCTAAAAAAATTTGGCTCCAGAGAGAACGCCGCATTTTTCAGGACTGTGGCGTCTCGGTTCGGTGGAGAAGCTCTCACACGAAATCGCGGACGAAAGCAAGAGGTGGAAGTATGTGGGGCTCCTGAGAGAGTAGCTCCTTAGGggtgttctttctttctttttccttttgtttcaaaaaaaaaaaggcacacCTATCTCGTGtggttcctaaaaaaaacgtGGCTTTAAGCTTGTACGCGGCAAAACTTGCTCCATAGGGCCAGGTTGCCAGCATTCAGGAAATCGACGCAAGACTTTCACTGAATTAGTACTTTAGGACAAGAGTTTTACTGGATTAATACTCTATTTATAGTTCAACGAGTCAGACTCCTGCATTTCAGGAAACATGTAGTTTTTTCTACTTGAGACGGCATTATATGTAATTGAGATAATTCTTGTGTTTGGTCGTAACAATAGAACCATTTGGTTCCTCAAACAGAAATGTTCCTCTAATATGCCTAAccatctaattttttttaaaaaaaaaggaaattaggAATCACTTGGTTCCAAATGAAACCAGTGGTTCTAGGTGTTTGGTTTAGAACATAGAAAAAATAGAACATTTCCATTCCATTCCCGTAGGAATAGAACCGTTACGTTCCACTCTCCAAccatgtactccttccgtcccaaaataacggagggagtagcttatACGATGCAAACTCAGATTCCAACAGTTCAACCGCATTAGAGGCATTACAGGATTGCTCATTTCCACCTTCCTCTTTCATTAGAGGCATATCATCAGTTTCTGGAGTTAATGAACACCATTGATCAGCTTGCTCTTGTAGATCGGAACGGGTAGATAGCTCTACTGTGATACAACATGGCATTCGggattgagagagagagagagaaggagatggGTACCTTCCCCTTGGCTGCTCAAAGATGCCGGCGTGGACGACATGACGGAGAGGGAGagtgacggcggcggggggcgaCGGCGTGGACGGAGCTTCCCGTCGCTCTCTGCGCAACCCTAGATTGGTAGGGGTATTTCGGTGGGGTGGTGGCAACGCGACAAACCTCGTAGTGCCTGCCCCGGCcccccacctctttatatagcgCAGCGCGACAGGGGCCCAccaaccatattgggttggcgCCCTCGATCAGGACGCGTCAGATCTAAACCCGAtgggccgttgggcccacacggCTGGGAGATCAACCCTAACATTCTCCCCCTTCATCTCTACTTTCTTTTAACTGTATACCTTTTGCTTTACTTGTTTCACCACCGATTAGTATATAGAGCATGTTTCATCGTCTCAGCTCAATTGCCGATAGAATCAGACAGTACGACATACCTTTCCATCTTGAAACAAATTCTGTTCTTTTCGGGCTAATCTTTATCCAGGAATCATAGGCTTTCCCTTAAACACAAGCCGGCTCAGTGTTCCTTGAACACACTGGGTGGTAGGCCTTTCGTAAGCGGATCCACAAGCATATCCTTTGTCTTTATATGCTCGAGACTTATAGTGTGATCCTGGATTTTAtctttcacaacataatactttATCTCTATTGGTTTGGTAGCATTACTCGACTTGTTGTTGTGAGTATAAAACACTGCGGGCTGATTGTCGCGGTACATCTTTAGTGGTTTGTCAATACAATCCACTAATTTCAAGTCGGGTATAAATTTATGTAACCATATCGTCTGCCCCGTGGCCTCATAACATGCTATAAATTCTGCATGCATCGTGGATTATGCAACTATTGACTGTTTGGAACTTCTCCACGAAATAGCCCCGCCTGCAAGAGTGAATACATATCCAGGCGTGGATTTTCTATCATCTTTATCTCCCGCAAAATCTGCATCTGAATACCCTTTTATCTCTAGGTAATCAGATCTTCTATATGTTAGCACGAGGCCTTTTGTGCCTTGCGCGTAACGCAATGCTTTCTTTACCATTTTCAAGTGCTCTATGCCtggattttcttgatatctacCGAGTACCCCGGTGATAAATGCTAAGTCAACCCCGGTGATAAATGCTAAGTCAGGGCGAGTGCACACTTGTGCATACTGTAGGCTTCCAACAGCCGAAGCATATGGAACCGCTTTCATTTGATCGATCTCGTATTGACTTTTGGGACATTGAAATTTCCCAAAACTGTCGCTCTTGACTATAGGAGCAGGTGTGGCATTGCTCGCAtgcatattgtatttctttatAATCTTTTCTAAATATGCCTTTGCGATAGTCCTAGCACCCCATTTTTCCTATCTCGGTGAATTTCTATGCCCAAGACATATGAAGCTTCaccaagatctttcatatcaaagttTGAGGACAAAAACTTCTTTGTTTCTAGTAGTAGACTGACATCGCTGCTAGCAAGCAGgatatcatccacatacagaattaggaaaatatatttctcACCTTTAAACTTTGCATAAACGCAGTTGTCCTCAACATTATCTTTAAACCCAAATTTCTTAATAGTCCCATTAAACTTTAGATACCACTGTCTAGAGGCTTGTTTTAATCCATAAATAGATTTCTTTAGGCGGCATCCCATGTTTTCCTTGCCTTCCATGATAAAACCCTTGGGTTGTTTCATGTAGATCATTTCTTCTAAATCCCCATTTAGAAATGACGTCTTTACATCCATCTGATGTAGCTCTAAATCAAAATGTGCCACCAGTGCCATTATTATTCTGAAGGAATCTTTGCATGAGACTGGTGAAAATGTCTCATTGTAATCTATTCTTTCTCTTTGTGTAAATCCTTTTGCCACGAGTCgtgctttgtatttttctatattcCCTCTAGAgtcatatttggttttgtacACCCATTTACAGCCTACCGTTTTGGCTCCTTTAGGAATTTCATCTAAGTCCCAAACTTCGTTGGAACTCatcgatctcatctcatcttccATGGCCTCCAGCCACTTCGATGAGTGAGAACTACTCATGGCTTCTTCATATGAAGTGGGATCATTCTCCATATGAACTCTTTCTGTATTATAAATTTTATAATCTTTTGGAATGGATGACTTTTTAACTCTTTGAGACCTTCTAGGGCCTCATTTTCTGGCACGTTCTGTGTCTCTACATGTGGCGCATGTTCGGGCTGCTGCAGCTCCCTTTCATGTGCAACAATGGGTTGAGTCGGCTCCTGAAGGACAGGCTCCGGACCTTCACTCATTGTTGCCATGTGTGGAGTCGCAACAGGTGTCGGCACCACAATCTCAGGGATTGTCGGTGCGGCATCAACAGGTAGTGAAAAGAATGGCTCCTGAGTCTTCGGATTAGGTGCATGCACCCTCTTCTCTTCAAGATCAACTTTTCGAGCTACCGTGCTCCCCCTCATCATTTCGTCCTCTAAGAAGACGGCGTGTCTCATTTCCAAAAACTTAGCGTATCTGTC
This is a stretch of genomic DNA from Brachypodium distachyon strain Bd21 chromosome 1, Brachypodium_distachyon_v3.0, whole genome shotgun sequence. It encodes these proteins:
- the LOC100827833 gene encoding MICAL-like protein 1; translation: MPRSPAPNPHATRSSPPQPPEAPSPGLGFAPLPPSAHLCPTPPSDPTTSIPFRPFSFATSLTTLSPRPSSKMPPPRCSPWPRENCRLIKPPRSSSRPRGPSLPPYQRRGNAPPSISCGIRSLPRSQTPLASSPSRETLAVDGKMRRRCMVRRRAWCNMEIITVLVAVVFPDSDCPGNFQNNIWYIDPKNLSISNGCWSGRGGSSKVVFAAPLPPTPASRLHQQGDQDDPNIATPWLSSASTCWSGAGNNGGFAAALDAVSGNSPSAAASSTR